DNA sequence from the Excalfactoria chinensis isolate bCotChi1 chromosome 2, bCotChi1.hap2, whole genome shotgun sequence genome:
TGTATCATACTGTAAAACATTTAACTTCTATGCATTTTtatattctcttttaaatctGAAGTAACCCAGCCACTCCTTGCTAATTTAAGTTTTCTGCTCAAATCATAAGCATTcaacacaaaaaccaaacaaacccaatCTTACTGAAGAACTTACTGCatctcccatccctgcaggcattcaaggccaggctggatgtggttctgtgcagcctggtcgggtggttggtaaccctgcacatagcagggggtttgaaatgagatgatcattgcggtccttttcaactcagaccatcctgtgattctatgatctcacTAGTTACTTGTGTTAGCTATTAAATACAGTAGCATACAGATTAACTCGTGTTGTTTTTATCTTGTTGCACTCAGTTATGTCAGGCAGAATATGTCTGGCCTTTTCCCATCCTAGAACCCCATAACTAATTCAAAGTTAACAATGGTGATCTATCGTAGAGCAACTACTGCACTACACTGTATGTTTCTGCAGTCTAAAGTTATCCTCTGGCAACAGCATTATCATTACCTTTGCAGCTCCCTCAGGTGAGCTCAGGGCAATGCAACGAACATGTCAAGCAACAAAAACTAGGTGAAGGATACAGCACTTGCATGATTAATGCCAACGAAAACTGCTATACATCGCATCACGCTCGCCCACTCTCTTTTGAACTTGTGTGGTTCCCCAAGGTGGCTGTCAATGCAGGGGTACAGCAGGCCAACGACAGCTGCAAGAGAAGCAAGATTTATTATATTAACCATTATACAGTGATTATTTAGATACTATTTGATATTAGCCTGCCAAATAAACGTCACTGTAAGCCTGACAATTAATAGCCCTTCATATACAccttagaaatgaaaaaaataaaagccttagACTTCTTAAAGAAATATTCCATTTGAACCTTTAAAGCAGAGATGTATGTAGCGCAATATTAAGGTATCTCACTTCaagctccttttcttccataaGGATGCATCATTTCTCACTCTGAGTAAACACTTGCTTTGCtccaataaaacaaaatcaaagaacttaattacagagagaaacagaatgtATCCTTATTGCTTGTGCACAGGatatctatttttattaatttattaccTGTGAATCAGGCCCTGAATTACTATTTGCGTGGACTGAAAAGCTGCTTGGCAGAGCTACTTCCATTTCTGCTGGGCTCTAACTCAGCCTATGCTCCCAATCCAACCCACGTGAGTTTTGGTATCTAACATAAGCAGGGTGGAACTTCAAAAGGAGTTGCCATCTGCCAGAGCCTGCAATAGATATCTACCCACCCTGTAGGCCAGGCAGAGTTTTACCCTCAAGTCGCCTCTTCAGCATGAGAAATGGtggcagaaggaagaagagaggatACCATGAGTTTAGTTGTATGTGTTAGAATAGCAAAACTGCTCTCTGCTAACAACTCCATGTGTTGACAGAAGGCTCAAATGAGACACACAACCTCACGTTGTGTTTCCTCCACTCTTCTTCTCTTGATCTTTGATTGCTAAATGAAACAGCTTCCCTGTGCAGGAGAATATGAGACACATAGGAGGGCATAAGGCAGTAGAACTAATGCTTTAAGTTTCATTTCTTGATACCAGTCACAGGACTTCTACCCTGAGATAACAGCTAATAGCAAGCACGATAGGACTAATAGAAAGCTATATTATGACAATCTTTACTACACAGCTTATCAACTCATGCAAGCACATCATTCATACTTTCAGCAGGAGCACAAACAGCACAAGACAGCTCCGCTAAATGATAAACAAGGCACGTAAGGATTGCTGAAGCACTCCTAGCACCGATATAACAGCGCTCTGACGCCCCGTTCCACCCGAGCTCCCCGCATCCCGACCCGGCTGCCCGCACACAACGCAGCCCCGGGCCCGCAGCCCCGCACGTGACTTCCTTGTTGTCAGCCCGGCCCGTGGCCTGTTAGAGGCGGCAACCAATGGGAAGAGCCGCCCGCGCCTCACCAGTTCGGCGGCGGCCAATGGCGGCGAGAGGGGCGGCGGCGGGACGGGCGCGGGGAGCCCCGCGGCGGCTGCGGGCAGCGCGATCCGCGCTCCGTCAGACAGAGAGAcccgggggagggggggggtatTAGGGGTGCACGGCACTCACCTGCCGCTGTCCCGCAGCACGGCGGCACCCACCAGGCGGAGGAGAAGAGCGTGGCGATGACCTCGTCGGGAAACAGCGTGACGTTGCGCTGGATCTGCAGCAGGTTCAGCACCAGCGCCATGAAGGCGCCCACCACGAAGAGAACGACGCTGCGTTGCACCAAGTGTTGCCTCCACGTCGTGGCGGCGCAACCGGGGACGTCCCGTACCGCACGTCCAGCGCTGGGCGAGGGGCTCCTCATGGCGCCCGCTTTGGGGGCCGCCTCCCCCGGCCGCGCAACGTGCCGCGCTCGGGCCGCACAGGAGCAGCTCCAGGCGCCGCTCTCCAGCCGGGGCATGGGCCCGGCCGCGCTCCGGTGATGGCGGGGACGGCCGTCAGCGCGGCACCGCAGGTGACAACCGCAGAGCCGCCCTCCTCCCCGCTATCACCGCCGCTCACCTCAGCCCCTAAGGAAGGCGCAGGCCGCCACCGCGCTCGCCGCCCGCTCCGGGCGTAAGGTTTATAACCGCCGGCAGCCGCCGTCACGTCACCCGCCGCCGACCTACCGGCAGCAGCGCCCGGCCCGCCGCCTCGCCGTCCCTCCCCTCACGCCGCGCCGAGGGCGGAGCCGAGAGCGAGGGCCGAGCGCGGGAGTAGCGCGCCAGGCCCGGCCGCCCGCCCAGCGCTGGGGTGAGGCGGCGCGGCCAATGGCGGGCGGGCGGCTGATATGACGTGCGGGACACACCACGCGCCTGCCCCCCCCTCCTCACACCTCCCCGTCCGCCGGGTGACGGCCGAGGAGCCGAGCGGCCAatggagggaggggagggaagccGGGAAGTGCTGGTGGATTCACGCTGCACCACCCAAAGCCGGTGGCTCGGAGCGGTGTCCCAgcgctccctgtgaggagctgtgtGGCCAGGTGACTGATGATGGTGATTGTGGCCCCCGCAGCCTGGCCCGCACAGGCTCGCCTGCACTGCCATGCTGGGCTGTCCCCTCAGGAGATGGCACTTGGCCCTGTGTGGTGTCTCCTGAAGGTCAAAGGATGGGTGCTCCTCGCTCTCCATACAACCCTAGAGTGGTTAAGGTTGGAtaagacctcgaagatcatcaagtccaaccatcacgTTATCACCACTGTGCCCGCTAAGCTatggccctcagtgccacacctacACACATCTAAAATAGCTGCGCGAGGAGATCCTTCCAAAGCCAGGACTGTGTGGGCAGATCATGCGCTGAAGGCCGTGGGTTGCCCAGGTGGCTCTGAGCATGTAACGTTTCCACAGTGAGAACTTGAACAGCtgttttcccagcagtgccAAAGCTTAGGCCAGGGTGcatccagcccagcacagcgtcactgaaatgcagctaAGTCCTCCCTCTGCAGGGGTCTGGCTGAGCAGAGATGGCTGTCTGGATGCTGTACATGATACCCTGTCTAGCACTGGAAAACATCTGCGTAGCTgtagtgtttcttttttaagatgTCATTTCCCTGGGACACATTGGGATGAGTGTGTTGGTACTGTAAGAATAACCgtgtttcttatttctttagCTGGCCTCACTGGAGCCAGCAGGGCTTCTTTTTCACACGAGGCATGCCCTGCTCGCAGTTGGAAGGAGCACAGCACCCAGTGCCTTCCTGAGCGATGACACTGAGGATTTAAGAATATCTTTGCAGTTGCTCGATGGTCTGTGTTCAACTTGGTTATATTTCATCAGTGTGTTCAGTGTAACAAATGTCAATAAAAcacatggaaagaaacaggTCTTTTGTATATGGTAAAGTGAAAAAATCAACCTGGGATGTAGTTATTCCTTCTAATCTCGCCGGTTCCTGCTGGTGTGCAAAGAGTTAGGATAGCTGAGCACGCTGCATAGGGCCCCTTTGGACTAGATACTTGACTTTGTGGTGATTGAAGTCTTAATGCCACTGCTGGATGGGGCAGAAGAGCCAGATATTTTCTTGTTAATGTTAGTGACCAGCTTCGGATGAGCCCAGGTCTGCCTCTTGTAAGTTACTCACACTGCAATCGTGTTTTGCATTGCACcactcatttccttttcttcttcttcttttttttctccttctcctttgcaGAAACATTTGATTTGTTCCAGGAGATCACATGCAGATACAACACTTCCCTTCACAGCAACCAGGTACATGTTTTGAATTGACACAGACAGTTTATCCCTATCTCTGGACTGTTAAGTGCTACTTTCAGCAACTCTGAGGGCTAGAATTCATTGCCTGCGAAATTTTCCTTGCTGATGAATCTTCAAGATATACCAACAGGACTGCAGATCTGAGATAAAACGACCCATCTTTGTAAGAAATCTCTTTCTGGAGTTGACCTCagggaaacaaaacactaaTTCATCCTTTCTTGTGCTACATCTCTCCTTTATTTGGAAATATAACTATATCCTCCCTATATCCTCAGTGCCTGTGCAGAGttcaaattcccttgtggtgcGTCTGCTGGTTTTCTCTCCTGAAAGAGCCTGTTAAGCATTTTTTtatgctgtgttttcctttccttgtggGCACgtctcccttcctccttcctatAGCAGGCTTCTCTCAGATGGCAGAGACCAACTTGTGATACGTTAAAACCAATGGCAGAAATGTGAATGTGCACCAAGTGAGAAATTGGCCTGAGCCACGTGTTTCCTGAAATCATCCACTTAGAATAAAGGTTAAATGCCCCATCgtatttgtgttgttttacaCTCATTATGGTTTAGGGTTTCCTTTTAGAATCCTAAAAAGGGTTTGGCCTCGGAAAGCTTTGATTACTGCCTGAAATTTTATGCTGAACGGTTATTTCTGGAAAGAAGTTCTCATGTGTCTCTGTGAGATTAATGACAGTTATTTTTATCTCATTCCCGAGCAAAGAGAGCAGAATCTGCAAGTGCTCAGCATCACTCCTCATTACATAAATAATTTCACCTGTTCTTTCCTGCCTTCTGTATTAAACTTGGACATTCTGAAATGTGGCAAAATGAGTTTCACAAGGGTTGTTTCCTGGGCTTCTTAGGCAGGAAACCTTGAGTGGGATACTGAGGCATTTTGCATTGCTTCCTATACACACTGAGTCAAAAACTGTGCAGTGGCAGAGAACTACGGAAATGATCGGTTTCCCTGCTGCTGGACAAGACCTAACACTGCTCTCCCTCTGCTTCACTAAAGACTTTGGAATTTTATTCACCTTTCAGGCTTTTTCCTATTGATACAGAGAAAAGGGACTTTCCCGGTCATAACCTAAACCTTAATCTCCTCTGTCTCCATAAGAGGATTTAGTGACATGCTTTGTTTGATTCCTGATGCCAACTTGATGCACAGTAGTTCAAAAAAATCTCTTGTCATGAGTTGCAATATATCAGACtgaactgtttgcttttgtttgcagtgCAGTGGTGTGAATTCTCTGGAACCTTCGCTGAAGCCTGAATGTTGCATGATGCTTCCTCAGAGATCACAGTACCTCCATAGCAAGGTGGATGCAGAATCCTGTAGCCTGATTTTGTGAAGTTGTGTAAGTCTGAGTGCGGGATCTCATTAAAAGCTAAAAGGAGAAGTACAGAGAGTGATTACATGGTAGAATAAGCAGTATGCAAAAAGGACAGGCTCCCAACAAAACAAGACCTAGACAGAACACTTCAGGCATGTAAAACAAAGGGGTTAAAACAGAGTGTGTTGGTGGTTAGTCTGTAATAATGTGAGTCACCCACAGTGAGCAGAACATAAAAATGTTGCTGCTAGTCTATAATCCGAGGGTGACAAACGGAAGTTGGAGTCTTAGCATGGAAATAAAACCCtaacaaagctgtttctttctgtagttAATATCATGCAGGGCATATGACAAATGAagggggttttttttgttgtttagttACAGACCGTTCTCTAGCTGCTTTCCtaccaaagcaaaacagaaagaacaattaTATGGAGGCTGCAGCCTTCAAGTGTCTATAAATTCATGTAGCAGCTATCATATAATTAGCTAATCAGCATCCCACATACAGCTGTGGGGAGTGATTCACTCTCAATGAACCTCTGTCCTGACACAAAGACACTGTCTTTGTCTTAGCTGCAACTTCATTCATCGCCATCGTTCTGTGTAGTTCAGTCAATCCGGACTTCATACTGAAGGCAGTGATTTGATCTAAATTTCACTAGGAAAAagtactttttgttgttgtgttagCAACAAATTGCTTCTTTGTGAGGTTGGCCAGCTTTTTATAATAGTAGTCCAAGTCATAATAGTCTAAAATATAGGTGACATAAACAACAGATGTGCTgttaaaaaaatcagcaaagcagaagaaacatcGTCTTTTCTATAGATTATTGTTGATGGAAACATTACTTGCCAGGAGAAGAAACTGCAAAAGTACATTCCTGTCTCTGATGCTTACAAAGCATCCTGAAGGGGCTTCTCTGTATGTGGAAGGGCTCTCACATGCAGCCGTGGCTGGTCATCAGCTCAAATATTCTTCACTTCTTTAGTGACTTGGGACTCAGGCATTCCCTCATTGAATGAAATGAGAATGTCCACAAAGATTGTAATGTGAAATAAGTTCCCCTGACAGCCTTCTTCTTGTGGTATACAATTCCAGCACTTTTTATCCTCCCATAGTGGAAATCTTCCCACCTTGGTTTGGGAAAGGTGCTTCATGAATGCATATGGTAGCTGGTAGGGTTAACCATGAGTCTGCCATGAAGGAGCTACTCCCCCACTACATGCTTAAGTCCTTAAATTTCCTTGTAGTACAGCAGGGGAGAAGTGTAGTGAAACTGTCTCCTGTAGTTATACAGTAGTAACAAGTAGTTAGAGAGGAGAAGAAGGATCCTTGCAGCATCTTCATTTTCCAAACTCATCTCACTGTGTCAGGTAGAAAGCCTGTTCCTGTCTGGGAGAACTAGCTGTAGCCTTGGTGTCTGATGAGACAGGTAGGATTTAAATCCGATGAGCActtctctgctctctccttccttgcCTGGCCTTAAGTGTAGCAATAACTATAAATAGCAGGGCTGTAGCTACCAGGAATAGACTCAGTATCGCACACCATGGTTACATCTCtccatctttattttccttaagcTATGGAGCACAGCGATTGGGAGTTCGAGAGCCACTGCTATCATGTGGAAAACACTTTTGTCCAGAGCTCTCTATGTAGTATGGCTCTGCCCAATTCATACTGCTTAAAAAAGGGTGAATAAAAAGTACATAGGGACATAGGTAGCTCATCTTGTAGGACTCATTAGAACTACATGAAAGAGGTCAGAGAGCCATTTCAAGAGCATGAGTATGTAGAGCTAAGCTCACCTTGAAGCACAAGTGATTAAGTTTGATTTGTTCTCCCATCATATTGTAGACTCATATTCAGAGAACAGTCTCAGCTTTGAacagagcactgggaaaagcattgCAGTATACACTACAATAAGGGTAGtgaaacactggcacaggttgtgcagagaggtggtggatgccatGTCCATGGAGACACCcaagatcaggttggatggggctctgagcacctgatggagctgtgggtgcccatgttcactgcagggagttggaccaggtggCCTTTAATGGTTCCATCCAAcacaaatgattctatgatacagcCAGGAAGACCAGTGCAGAGCAAAGACATCAGACAGAGAACTTGTGTATACATTACTGCACGATATGATATGGAAATGTGTTGTCTACACTGCATCATAATTTGCTGTTTAAACGTTGCCCCTTTTCAGTCAGAATCTCAAGATTCTCATTTCACAATGACATCAGCAGTACTCCTCGCTGTAATTCACTGTACTGAGGTTGTAGGATTTTTCAGGTTGCCAAACTGAACTTTAAAGAAGCACCACGTGTGGGAGGCCTAAAACTTTACCTGGGGCGATAGCTTAGAAATTGCTGGAGCCAGGATGTgctgaaaaatgtgtttatttagaGCCAAACCCTTCAGCTTTTACTCATAAAGAAACACACTTTGACTGTAATAATGAGATCAGGCCGCTTGCATTTTAAGTCAAAGACATAATTATGAGCTATGTTGTTGGCTATATGCTAATATAGGTCGTGCTATTGTTCTCTGGGTGATCCTTATACAACTGTTTCAAACATGCCATAGtaaattttactcttttttttaagttattgcTAACAGAGTCATCTTAAATCAAATACTAGGTTAAGATTCTGCACATTGCAGCTCGTTAATGatctgagctgctctctgccagctTCACTTACTGTATTCTTCAGGCTTACTGGATTTGAAAATCCAGGAGAACAGCCTGTGGTGTAGGAACATGCACTGCACCCACTCAACCTGCTCAGAACAACCCACTTCATAGGGGAGCCTCTGTTCAAGCCCAGGTTCCAGTTGCctttgcaggcagcagagggaaaTAGTTCTTTGACAGATCTTCATCTGAGCTGGCCTGGGAGGTGCCTGCTTCTCTCCTCTGACTTCAGCAaaatcttttgctttctgtatcCAGATGTAAATTCTAAAGCAGGATGTACTGAAGCTTTGAGGTCAGAGGGCAGCTGTATGTTTATACCTTGCTATCATGCAGTACAGTCAGAAGGTCCAGCAACCACCCAGGTTTCAGTCTGGTCAGGTTTGTTTATGAGTTGCCTCACAATGTCAGGGATTGGTGGCGTTAGTAACGATGAGATTGATACCTTCATTGCAGAGGTTTAGAGACTGTGATTGCAAAAAGACCTCCTGACAAACAGGCATTAACCTCTGCGGTGTTACTTGTTTCATACGCCCTGCATAGGGtgagagagaaacaaacaaggaaTTAAGAATGATACCTCAGTCTGGGGAAACAGGAGACATACGCATAAAATTTCTGTAGATAAAATGGTTTTATATGCCATCCCAGAtgctaaaatgtttttgtatcCATCCTAGAAGCTATCAGTCTTCTAATCCACCAACCTTGGCGTCTGTTCAACTGCTTATGTATTTACTCTTCCCTGACTCACTAGAGGAATCTCAGTTGGAAAAATGAAGCAGGCACCTATCTCCTGCTTTTGAATGATGAGCGCAAAGATTTGTTGTTCTAAAGAGAACTTGCCCCTCTTTCTTTTACGATTAAAAattctgctggctttgctgtttTGTGGTAAGTTGGttgcttgtgtttgtgtgtggaAATCTTTGTTCTCGTGCTGTGTTGTTTCTCTGGAATGCTATGagcagttgtttttgtttgctcatACTTGGGTGGAGCTAACTATCTAATTGGGTAAATATTTGCAATGTTATGCTTGCATGCACAGAAGACAAAGAGGGCCTGATTCCTACTGACATGAGTGGCCTATTGCACTAGCCTGGCAATGTAAAGGTTTACATAAAACTGATAGCTATGAGCCCTCTTCTTATGGTCAAACCACATGAAGAAGATTTAGTATAAATAATTGTCCTGctcatatttatttcacatttcataTGGAATGGTATTTGTTGGATGGGAGGCCTTGTGGTTACAGCCACAAAGGAGGAAACAGTCCCATGCATTGAATTTGTGTTCAGAAGTGCACAACTTTCCCTAGCCTTAGTAGGACTTGGTGCTTgatgctgctgaaaagcaaggCATGTATTTACCAGCCTGTCTTCCAACGTGTGAGTTTTCCACGGATGTTTCCTAAGTGAACATTAAGGCCAGATAAATGAGTCCAAATACCTgaagctgctttgaaaatcaCAAGTTGCTTGTGCTTATGAAAGGTGTATTTATATTAGTGATAAATACAGTGTTTAAAGCTTATCAGGTGTCTGCTGCATGTGTTATTATTAGCAAATCTACAGAGTACACTGTAAAGATCTAAGATCTATGCACTTATGAAGAGATCACAATGAACACTTAGGAACTGATCTACTGTTAACAGATAATTGAGCCTTTCTTTGCACAAGGGTTAATAAAAATGCTTGTGACATAAGGAATAGTGAAACTGAGCTCCACAGCTGAGGTGCTGTATAAACCTGACCCTCGCTCAGCTTCTGCATAGCTGCAGCTATAAGAGCCTGGAGCTTACTGCAAACTGATATATCCTGCCTAGTCTTGAAAGAATTGCATAGTCTCCAGGTGCCATTGCTTCATACATGCCTTATGGGGACAATACGAAATGTACTTAGCGCCTTTCTTTAgatctaataaaaaaaaaaaaacaactttcataTACGAgagtttcattttattaaaaattctttttcttgtttgaaattCTTGCTCACTTATTTGCTTCGAGGTTCAGCTATTTATTCTTGTCTTTAAGAAATAAGGAGGAATAATTTAGAGTTTCAACTCCACCGAGCCAAGCTGTGATGCTTTTATACTGGATGCTATCTTACTGGGGTTCTTTGTAATTATTCTGCAAAGTCCTTCAGGCTAAGGAAACTTTCCAGGCTGCTTTAAGCCTTTTATCATCACAGTGTAGCTGTTCCCCCTCATCCTTTACCGTAGGTCCTCAATTTTTGCCTGTCTTATAAAAAATGTGTTGAACCCCAGATTGTGCAAGCCCTTATTGATGGATAGTTCTCCTTACTGGTATCTCCGAAGACTTATTCCTGTTGCCTGCCCTTACCTTGTGGCCAGTCTCTGTGTATGCATTCTGTGAAGCAGCATAGAGTCTTAGGGACATGActgagtgggcatggtggtaaTGGGTTGATGGTTAGATTTCATGATCtcagtggccttttccaaccttgatgattctgtgattctatgacttgaTCCAGATAAAATA
Encoded proteins:
- the INSIG1 gene encoding insulin-induced gene 1 protein, coding for MPRLESGAWSCSCAARARHVARPGEAAPKAGAMRSPSPSAGRAVRDVPGCAATTWRQHLVQRSVVLFVVGAFMALVLNLLQIQRNVTLFPDEVIATLFSSAWWVPPCCGTAAAVVGLLYPCIDSHLGEPHKFKREWASVMRCIAVFVGINHASAKLDFANNVQLSLTLAALSLGLWWTFDRSRSGLGLGITIAFVATLITQFLVYNGVYQYTSPDFLYIRSWLPCIFFSGGVTVGNIGRQLAMGIPEKPHND